In Leisingera sp. NJS204, the following are encoded in one genomic region:
- the phaZ gene encoding polyhydroxyalkanoate depolymerase: MRYMMTYDLMETVRNTNQWLGATALSMASYPVFSALPNPALSWMAAWGEVTERTYQRMVVKPDWGIRTYTCEDGKDHLVDITTVVERPFGDLIHFKVNGREEQPRKVLLVAPMSGHYATLLRSTVQSLIVNCEVYVTDWHNARDIPVSAGKFDVEDYTLYLVDFMRELGPDTHVVAVCQPVPLTLAATAYLAEQDPKAQPSSLTLIGGPVDPDATPTEVTDFGRRVTMGQLEETMIQRVGYKNKGVGRKVYPGLLQLSSFMSMNGERHSKAFMDQIHRVSRGEASDHDAHNRFYDEYLAVMDMTAEFYLSTVERVFKRREIARNEFVVNGHKVDIGKITNVAVKTVEGAKDDISAPGQCVAALDLCTGLPESMKASHLEPGAGHYGIFAGRSWRDNIRPLVIDFMNANSRKKPGRKPANKNTAA; encoded by the coding sequence ATGCGATACATGATGACCTACGATCTGATGGAGACCGTCCGGAACACCAACCAATGGTTGGGCGCAACCGCCCTTTCCATGGCATCTTACCCGGTCTTTTCCGCCTTGCCAAACCCTGCGCTCAGCTGGATGGCCGCCTGGGGTGAAGTGACGGAACGTACTTACCAGCGGATGGTGGTGAAACCGGACTGGGGTATCCGCACTTACACCTGCGAAGACGGCAAGGACCATCTGGTGGACATCACCACTGTTGTCGAACGCCCGTTCGGCGATCTGATCCATTTCAAGGTCAACGGACGCGAGGAACAGCCGCGCAAGGTGCTGCTGGTTGCGCCGATGTCCGGTCATTACGCCACTCTCCTGCGGTCCACCGTCCAAAGCTTGATCGTCAATTGCGAAGTCTATGTGACGGACTGGCACAATGCCCGCGATATACCTGTTTCCGCAGGAAAATTCGACGTCGAGGATTACACGCTCTACCTCGTCGACTTCATGCGCGAATTGGGCCCCGACACCCATGTTGTCGCGGTTTGCCAGCCAGTGCCGCTGACCCTGGCAGCGACCGCTTATCTGGCCGAACAGGACCCCAAGGCGCAGCCGTCGTCGCTGACCCTGATCGGCGGCCCGGTGGACCCGGACGCCACCCCGACCGAGGTCACTGACTTTGGCCGGCGCGTCACCATGGGCCAGCTGGAGGAGACCATGATCCAGCGTGTCGGCTACAAAAACAAAGGTGTCGGGCGCAAGGTCTATCCGGGCCTGCTGCAGCTGTCCTCCTTCATGTCGATGAACGGCGAACGCCACTCCAAGGCATTCATGGACCAGATCCACCGTGTTTCCCGCGGCGAGGCTTCGGATCACGATGCCCACAACCGTTTCTACGACGAATATCTTGCCGTCATGGACATGACAGCCGAGTTCTACCTGTCCACCGTCGAGCGTGTCTTCAAAAGACGCGAGATCGCCCGCAACGAATTTGTGGTCAACGGCCACAAGGTCGATATCGGCAAGATCACCAATGTTGCGGTGAAAACTGTCGAAGGCGCCAAGGATGATATCTCTGCCCCCGGCCAATGCGTCGCGGCGCTGGATCTTTGCACCGGACTGCCTGAAAGCATGAAGGCCAGCCACCTGGAGCCGGGTGCCGGCCACTATGGCATCTTTGCCGGCCGCAGCTGGCGCGACAATATCCGTCCGCTGGTGATTGATTTCATGAACGCAAACAGCCGCAAGAAACCAGGCCGCAAACCGGCCAACAAGAACACGGCGGCCTGA
- a CDS encoding DUF6151 family protein yields MGGGLAFSCNCGTLRGEVSAQGIKGGTRVVCYCADCRANELYHGQPDPAPDPVDLFQLAPDSITITQGAAHLKALRLGPRGPLRWYAACCGTPFANTLAKPTLPFAGMRSDLFEDKSALGKIRAKAFLPVTGKQSRTKGGGVMAWGILSRMITSRLSGKWRETPFFNAETGKPAAEPELLSKDQRAKLSP; encoded by the coding sequence ATGGGCGGCGGGCTGGCGTTTTCCTGCAACTGCGGGACCTTGCGTGGTGAAGTTTCCGCGCAAGGCATCAAGGGCGGCACCCGTGTTGTCTGCTACTGTGCCGATTGCCGCGCCAATGAGCTGTACCACGGCCAGCCCGACCCGGCGCCGGATCCGGTGGACCTGTTTCAGCTGGCACCGGACAGCATCACCATCACCCAAGGCGCGGCGCATCTGAAAGCGCTGCGCCTTGGCCCCCGCGGCCCGCTGCGCTGGTACGCCGCCTGCTGCGGCACGCCTTTTGCCAACACGCTGGCCAAACCCACGCTGCCCTTTGCCGGGATGCGCTCGGACTTATTCGAGGACAAATCCGCACTTGGCAAAATCCGCGCCAAGGCTTTCCTCCCAGTCACAGGCAAACAGTCCCGGACCAAGGGCGGCGGTGTCATGGCCTGGGGCATCCTCAGCCGGATGATCACATCGCGGCTGTCCGGCAAGTGGCGGGAAACGCCGTTCTTTAATGCCGAAACAGGCAAGCCGGCAGCTGAACCGGAATTGCTCAGCAAAGACCAGCGCGCAAAACTCTCCCCTTAA
- a CDS encoding alpha/beta fold hydrolase: MPYDQQPCREPLVLLPGMMCDGRIFDAQVRSFSGSMPVMVLPLAGGDTVEKIAVRMLAHLPPRFSLAGVSMGGLLAMELLRRAPERISRLCIMGASPLAETPEQAADREPHIIAARTGRLEDVLRDTLPMEALAPGPGRLEVHNLFCRMGMELGPEMYVAQARALQRRPDQQATLRRAHVPTLVLGGEHDTITPVAKHQLLAQLIPDAQLQVIPEAGHMPVLEQPDAVNRALLHWLAVPVS; this comes from the coding sequence ATGCCTTATGACCAGCAACCGTGCCGCGAACCATTGGTTCTGCTGCCGGGGATGATGTGCGACGGCCGGATTTTTGACGCTCAGGTCCGGAGTTTTTCCGGCAGTATGCCGGTGATGGTGCTGCCGCTGGCGGGCGGCGACACGGTGGAAAAGATCGCTGTCCGGATGCTGGCACACCTGCCGCCGCGGTTTTCTCTGGCGGGTGTGTCGATGGGCGGACTCCTGGCGATGGAGCTGCTGCGCCGCGCACCGGAACGGATCAGCCGGTTGTGCATCATGGGGGCCAGCCCGCTGGCAGAGACGCCGGAGCAGGCTGCCGACCGGGAACCGCATATCATAGCAGCCCGGACCGGACGGCTGGAGGATGTGCTGCGCGACACCCTGCCGATGGAGGCGCTGGCGCCGGGGCCGGGACGGCTGGAGGTCCACAATCTGTTCTGCCGCATGGGGATGGAGCTGGGGCCGGAAATGTATGTGGCGCAGGCCCGCGCGCTGCAGCGGCGGCCGGATCAGCAGGCAACGCTGCGGCGGGCGCATGTTCCCACTCTGGTTTTGGGGGGAGAGCATGACACGATCACCCCGGTTGCCAAACACCAGTTGCTGGCGCAGCTGATCCCGGATGCGCAGCTGCAGGTGATCCCCGAAGCCGGGCATATGCCGGTGCTGGAACAGCCGGATGCTGTGAACCGGGCGCTGCTGCACTGGCTGGCGGTGCCTGTTTCTTAA
- a CDS encoding VOC family protein, giving the protein MEQRVSLITLGVPDMESAAAFYEALGWQRAESPDGVIAFDLISQTLGLYPLAALAAEIGLSEAELGTGAVTLSHNTRSKEDVAVLLTAAEAAGAEVLKPAQDVFWGGHHGYFRSPDGHIWEIAFNPFSELAGNGAFCWNGY; this is encoded by the coding sequence ATGGAACAGAGAGTAAGCCTGATTACGCTGGGTGTGCCGGACATGGAAAGCGCTGCTGCCTTTTACGAAGCATTGGGCTGGCAGCGTGCTGAAAGCCCGGACGGGGTGATTGCCTTTGATCTGATCTCTCAGACCTTGGGGCTTTATCCGCTGGCAGCGCTGGCAGCTGAGATAGGCCTGTCGGAAGCGGAACTGGGCACCGGTGCGGTGACGCTGAGCCACAATACCCGCAGCAAGGAGGACGTGGCTGTGCTGCTGACGGCAGCGGAGGCGGCTGGCGCAGAGGTTCTGAAACCTGCGCAGGATGTGTTCTGGGGCGGGCATCACGGCTATTTCCGCAGCCCGGACGGGCACATTTGGGAAATCGCGTTCAACCCGTTTTCAGAACTGGCCGGGAATGGCGCTTTTTGCTGGAATGGCTACTAG
- a CDS encoding alpha/beta hydrolase, whose amino-acid sequence MPATSFLETAQGRRIAYHKNEGQGPCVVFLGGLKSDMEGTKAVHLEAWAKARGLAFLRFDYSGHGESSGTFEEGCIGDWHEDTLEAVAQLTEGDIVPVGSSMGGWQALLLAREMPERIKGLVTIAAAPDFTEDGYWANFSDTQKAELETQGSVELPSDYMEPYHISKRMIEDGRKRLVLRTPLFLPFKVRCLQGTADTAVSTETALRLMDHAACPDMRLNLVKDADHRFSDEVCLKMMEDAVLDVLGGT is encoded by the coding sequence ATGCCCGCCACATCTTTTCTCGAGACCGCCCAGGGCCGCCGGATTGCCTATCACAAGAATGAGGGGCAGGGGCCGTGCGTGGTGTTCCTGGGCGGCCTGAAATCCGATATGGAGGGCACCAAGGCGGTGCATCTGGAAGCCTGGGCCAAGGCGCGCGGGCTGGCCTTTCTGCGGTTCGATTACTCCGGCCACGGCGAAAGCTCGGGCACGTTTGAGGAAGGCTGCATCGGCGACTGGCATGAGGACACGCTGGAGGCGGTGGCGCAGCTGACCGAAGGGGACATCGTGCCGGTGGGCTCGTCGATGGGCGGCTGGCAGGCGCTGCTGCTGGCGCGGGAAATGCCGGAACGGATCAAAGGTTTGGTGACCATCGCTGCGGCACCGGATTTCACCGAGGACGGGTATTGGGCCAATTTCTCGGATACGCAGAAGGCTGAGCTGGAGACCCAAGGCTCTGTGGAGCTGCCCAGTGATTACATGGAACCCTATCATATCTCCAAGCGGATGATCGAAGACGGGCGCAAACGGCTGGTCCTGCGCACGCCGCTGTTCCTGCCCTTCAAAGTCCGCTGCCTGCAGGGGACCGCGGATACGGCTGTATCGACGGAAACCGCGCTGCGGCTGATGGATCACGCGGCCTGTCCGGATATGCGGCTTAACCTGGTGAAAGATGCCGACCACCGGTTTTCGGACGAGGTTTGCCTGAAGATGATGGAAGACGCGGTGCTGGACGTTCTGGGCGGCACCTGA
- a CDS encoding Lnb N-terminal periplasmic domain-containing protein: MFRLIKGIAIATAILAVALATAWAALALWYRLPFGAVPRGLLAGGFAFLGLTVIAGLFRRRALRALTTFTLALAAVILWWSTLTPPDARNWSPDVARQVTGQVAGDTLTLTDVRNFSWQTPEDYSESWETRSYDLTTLETVDLFMSYWAGPQMAHMIVSFGFENGDHIAWSVEVRRQAGGGFSPIADLFKSNTLVILAADERDVVGTRTNARGENVQLFRINVSPETARALLMQYVDAANSLAARPEWYNSLTTNCTTVVMTMIRAFADEVPLDWRVLANGYLPEYAWEQRVLDQTRTVGELRALGSITPIAQAHGVTPDFSGVIREGIPAFVSN, encoded by the coding sequence ATGTTCAGACTCATTAAGGGCATTGCGATCGCCACCGCCATTCTTGCCGTGGCCCTGGCCACCGCCTGGGCCGCCCTGGCGCTCTGGTACCGGCTGCCCTTTGGCGCAGTGCCGCGCGGCCTGCTGGCAGGCGGGTTTGCCTTCCTGGGCCTCACTGTTATTGCCGGTCTGTTCCGCAGGCGTGCCTTGCGCGCGCTGACCACATTCACTCTGGCGCTGGCCGCGGTGATCCTGTGGTGGTCCACCCTCACACCGCCGGACGCGCGCAACTGGTCCCCTGATGTGGCCCGCCAGGTCACCGGCCAGGTTGCCGGTGACACTCTCACGCTCACGGATGTACGCAATTTTTCCTGGCAAACTCCTGAAGACTACAGCGAAAGCTGGGAGACCCGCAGCTATGACCTGACCACGCTCGAAACGGTGGATCTGTTCATGTCCTATTGGGCCGGCCCGCAAATGGCGCATATGATCGTCAGCTTCGGATTTGAGAACGGCGATCATATCGCCTGGTCGGTCGAAGTGCGGCGCCAGGCAGGTGGCGGCTTCTCCCCCATTGCCGACCTGTTTAAATCCAACACCCTGGTGATCCTGGCCGCCGATGAACGCGACGTGGTGGGAACCCGCACCAACGCCCGCGGCGAAAACGTGCAGCTGTTCCGCATTAACGTCAGCCCCGAGACCGCCCGCGCCTTGCTGATGCAATATGTCGACGCCGCCAACAGCCTTGCCGCCCGGCCAGAGTGGTACAACTCGCTCACCACCAATTGCACCACTGTGGTGATGACAATGATCCGGGCATTCGCAGACGAAGTGCCGCTGGACTGGCGGGTGCTGGCCAATGGCTATCTGCCGGAATATGCATGGGAACAGCGCGTGCTGGACCAGACCCGCACGGTCGGCGAACTGCGCGCCCTGGGCAGCATCACCCCGATCGCCCAGGCCCACGGCGTGACCCCGGACTTCTCCGGGGTGATCCGCGAAGGCATCCCCGCTTTTGTATCGAACTGA
- the thrS gene encoding threonine--tRNA ligase, which translates to MAQISLTFPDGNARSYDAGVTPAQVASSISTSLAKKAISATVDGQHWDLQWPIDADAAIAIHTMKDEVQANELIRHDLAHVMARAVQEIWPDTKVTIGPVIDNGWYYDFDRAEPFTPEDLSTIEKKMKEIINKRDEVRTEVWERDRAIQHYTDLGEPYKVELIESIPGDEPLRMYWHGGWQDLCRGPHLQHTGQLPGDAFKLMSIAGAYWRGDSSRAMLQRIYGVAFTGKEKLKAHLHMLEEAAKRDHRKLGREMDLFHMQEEAPGQIFWHPNGWTVYTQLQDYMRRQQRKGGYVEVNTPQVVDRKLWERSGHWDKYQENMFIVEVDEEHAREKAVNALKPMNCPCHVEIFKQGLKSYRDLPLRMAEFGSCNRYEPSGALHGIMRVRGFTQDDAHIFCSEDQIESETATFIDFLSTIYKDLGFEKFSVKFSDRPDTRAGSDEVWDKAEAALLSATRAAGIEPELNPGEGAFYGPKLEFVLTDAIGRDWQCGTHQVDFVLPERLDATYVGADGAKHRPVMLHRATLGSFERFIGILIEEHAGKLPFWLAPRQVVVASITSEADDYVQEVVANLQKAGVRAEADIRNEKINYKVREHSVGKVPVILAVGHREVEERTVSVRRLGEKQTKVDNLENVTKALAVEATPPDLL; encoded by the coding sequence ATGGCCCAAATCTCTCTCACCTTTCCCGATGGCAATGCACGATCCTATGACGCAGGCGTGACCCCTGCGCAGGTGGCTTCCAGCATTTCCACCTCGCTGGCCAAAAAAGCCATCTCCGCCACTGTCGACGGGCAGCACTGGGACCTGCAGTGGCCGATTGATGCAGATGCGGCCATCGCCATCCACACCATGAAGGACGAGGTTCAGGCCAATGAACTGATCCGCCACGATCTGGCGCATGTCATGGCGCGCGCGGTGCAGGAGATCTGGCCCGATACCAAGGTCACCATCGGCCCGGTGATCGACAACGGCTGGTACTACGACTTTGACCGCGCCGAGCCCTTCACCCCCGAAGACCTCAGCACCATCGAGAAAAAGATGAAGGAAATCATCAACAAGCGTGATGAAGTCCGGACCGAAGTGTGGGAACGCGACCGCGCGATCCAGCATTACACCGACTTGGGTGAGCCCTATAAGGTCGAGCTGATCGAAAGCATTCCAGGCGACGAACCGCTGCGGATGTACTGGCACGGCGGCTGGCAGGACCTCTGCCGCGGCCCGCACCTGCAGCACACCGGCCAGCTGCCGGGCGACGCGTTCAAGCTAATGAGCATCGCAGGCGCCTACTGGCGCGGCGACAGCTCCCGCGCGATGCTGCAGCGGATCTACGGCGTTGCCTTTACCGGCAAGGAAAAGCTGAAGGCGCATCTGCACATGCTGGAAGAGGCCGCCAAGCGCGACCACCGCAAGCTGGGCCGTGAGATGGACCTCTTTCACATGCAGGAAGAGGCCCCGGGCCAGATCTTCTGGCACCCGAACGGCTGGACCGTCTACACCCAGTTGCAGGACTACATGCGCCGCCAGCAGCGCAAAGGCGGCTATGTCGAGGTGAACACCCCGCAAGTGGTAGACCGCAAGCTGTGGGAACGCTCGGGCCACTGGGACAAATACCAGGAAAACATGTTCATCGTCGAAGTGGACGAGGAACACGCCCGTGAAAAGGCAGTGAACGCCCTGAAGCCGATGAATTGCCCCTGCCACGTGGAAATCTTCAAGCAGGGCCTGAAGTCCTACCGCGACCTGCCGCTGCGCATGGCCGAGTTTGGCTCCTGCAACCGATATGAGCCCTCGGGCGCGCTGCACGGCATCATGCGGGTGCGCGGCTTCACCCAGGATGACGCGCATATTTTCTGCTCGGAAGATCAGATCGAATCCGAAACTGCCACCTTCATCGACTTCCTGTCGACCATCTACAAGGATCTTGGATTCGAGAAGTTCTCGGTCAAATTCTCCGACCGCCCGGACACCCGCGCTGGTTCCGACGAGGTCTGGGACAAGGCCGAGGCGGCGCTTCTGTCCGCGACCCGCGCCGCCGGGATCGAACCGGAACTTAACCCGGGCGAAGGCGCCTTCTACGGCCCCAAGCTGGAGTTCGTGCTGACTGATGCCATCGGCCGTGACTGGCAGTGCGGCACCCATCAAGTGGACTTCGTTCTGCCCGAACGCCTGGACGCCACCTATGTCGGCGCCGACGGCGCCAAGCACCGCCCGGTCATGCTGCACCGCGCCACCCTAGGGTCTTTTGAGCGTTTCATCGGCATCCTGATCGAGGAACACGCAGGCAAGCTGCCGTTCTGGCTGGCGCCGCGTCAGGTGGTGGTCGCCTCGATCACCTCGGAGGCGGATGATTATGTGCAGGAGGTTGTTGCCAACCTGCAAAAGGCCGGCGTGCGCGCCGAGGCGGACATCCGCAACGAGAAGATCAACTACAAGGTCCGCGAACATTCGGTGGGCAAGGTTCCGGTGATTCTCGCCGTCGGCCACCGCGAAGTCGAGGAACGCACCGTCTCGGTGCGCCGTCTTGGCGAAAAGCAGACCAAGGTGGACAACCTCGAAAATGTTACAAAGGCACTGGCCGTGGAGGCGACCCCGCCGGACCTTCTGTAA
- a CDS encoding BufA1 family periplasmic bufferin-type metallophore codes for MSNTAKSLAVAGAVAAALTAASTIPAAAATKEKCYGVSLAGQNDCAAGPGTTCAGTSTTDYQGNAWTLVDAGTCEGLELPATADGSARKGSLEPLERDLPA; via the coding sequence ATGTCGAACACCGCTAAGTCCCTGGCCGTTGCAGGCGCCGTTGCCGCCGCTCTGACCGCCGCTTCGACCATCCCCGCTGCCGCTGCCACCAAGGAAAAGTGCTACGGCGTTTCACTGGCCGGCCAGAATGATTGCGCCGCCGGCCCCGGCACCACCTGCGCCGGCACCTCGACCACCGACTATCAGGGCAACGCCTGGACGCTGGTTGACGCGGGCACCTGCGAAGGCCTGGAACTGCCAGCAACTGCAGACGGCTCCGCACGCAAGGGCTCGCTGGAACCGCTGGAGCGCGACCTGCCGGCATAA
- the bufB gene encoding MNIO family bufferin maturase: MLDAAAHNRLPAAPGVGYKPQHFAQITTDPGAVKWLEIHAENYMGDGGRPIAQLRHLSEHFAMSVHGVGLSIGGEGPLDADHLARLKYLVSWLNPASFSEHLAWSTHDSHFYNDLLPLPYTDASLQRICDHIGQVQDTIGRRMLLENPSSYLAFTESTWSEPEFLAEISRRTGCGLLLDVNNVFVSATNLDFSPQGYIDAFPLDKVGEIHLGGHDEDQDEHGHPLLIDSHGAEVVDPVWALLDYTLAKSGPKPVLIEWDNDVPDWPVLAAEAARAATALERIPA; this comes from the coding sequence ATGCTTGACGCTGCTGCACACAACAGGCTGCCCGCCGCCCCCGGCGTTGGCTACAAGCCGCAGCATTTCGCCCAGATCACAACAGATCCGGGCGCAGTCAAATGGCTGGAAATCCACGCGGAAAACTACATGGGGGACGGCGGCCGCCCGATTGCGCAGCTGCGTCACCTATCGGAACATTTTGCCATGTCAGTGCATGGCGTGGGTCTTTCCATCGGCGGCGAAGGACCGCTGGACGCAGACCATCTGGCCCGGCTCAAATATCTGGTGTCCTGGCTGAACCCCGCCAGCTTCTCCGAGCATCTGGCATGGTCCACCCACGACAGCCATTTCTACAACGACCTGCTGCCGCTGCCCTATACGGACGCCAGCCTGCAGCGGATCTGCGATCACATCGGCCAAGTGCAGGATACCATCGGGCGGCGGATGCTGCTGGAAAACCCCTCCAGCTATCTCGCCTTTACTGAGAGCACCTGGTCCGAGCCGGAGTTTCTGGCCGAAATCTCCCGCCGCACCGGCTGCGGGCTGCTGCTGGATGTGAACAACGTCTTTGTCTCGGCCACCAATCTCGACTTTTCGCCGCAGGGCTATATCGACGCCTTTCCGCTGGACAAGGTGGGTGAAATCCACCTCGGCGGCCATGACGAGGATCAGGACGAGCACGGCCATCCTCTGCTGATTGACAGCCATGGCGCCGAGGTAGTGGACCCGGTCTGGGCGCTCCTCGACTACACCCTCGCCAAATCCGGCCCCAAACCGGTGCTGATCGAATGGGACAACGATGTGCCGGACTGGCCGGTGCTGGCAGCCGAGGCCGCCCGCGCCGCAACCGCGCTGGAGCGCATCCCGGCATGA
- a CDS encoding HvfC/BufC N-terminal domain-containing protein, with amino-acid sequence MSVSQADFTRAMMDAGQQVPEGLVDHQAQPAGRRFSVYRNNIAVSLTEAMHSAFPVIAKLLGKQNMDGLAGIYLRQHPPSSPLMMFYGDHFPAFLEGMEQLKHLGYLGDVARLELALRRAYHAADAVPVPPEDLGALTPEDLMNTRVALAPAVQLLRSPWPIHGLWQYNTEDGAPKPQAQAQDVLITRPEFDPIPQLLPPAGAHWIRALAGGASIGEALEQAAAEDETFDLGATLTLLLQGGAITGLDSKG; translated from the coding sequence ATGAGTGTTTCCCAGGCAGATTTCACCCGCGCCATGATGGATGCGGGCCAGCAGGTGCCGGAAGGGCTGGTGGACCATCAGGCCCAGCCTGCCGGGCGCCGTTTCAGCGTTTACCGAAACAATATTGCTGTCTCACTGACCGAAGCCATGCACAGCGCCTTCCCGGTGATTGCCAAGCTTTTGGGCAAACAGAACATGGACGGGCTGGCCGGTATCTACCTGCGCCAGCATCCGCCGTCGTCGCCGCTGATGATGTTCTATGGCGACCATTTCCCCGCCTTCCTGGAGGGCATGGAGCAACTAAAGCACCTTGGTTATCTGGGGGATGTGGCCCGGTTGGAACTGGCCCTGCGCCGCGCCTACCACGCCGCGGATGCCGTGCCCGTTCCACCCGAGGACCTTGGCGCCTTGACTCCCGAGGACCTGATGAACACGCGCGTGGCCCTGGCCCCCGCGGTGCAGCTTCTGCGCTCGCCCTGGCCCATTCATGGCCTCTGGCAATACAATACCGAAGACGGCGCCCCCAAGCCGCAAGCCCAGGCGCAGGATGTGCTGATCACCCGCCCTGAATTTGATCCCATTCCCCAGCTCCTGCCGCCTGCGGGCGCACACTGGATCCGCGCCCTGGCGGGGGGCGCCAGCATCGGCGAAGCCTTGGAACAGGCCGCCGCCGAAGACGAAACATTCGACCTGGGTGCCACGCTGACCCTGCTGTTGCAGGGCGGCGCGATCACAGGACTGGACAGCAAAGGGTAA
- a CDS encoding DoxX family protein, which produces MHALVSIHNAVFDLVEKAGDWLMPLAARFVFASTLLLYYWNSGLTKLGDGILGLFSPSIGAYSQIFPKQLEAAGYDVSQFGLFQKLVVLAGTYAEFILPLMIVIGLATRLASFGMIGFIIVQSLTDIVGHGATDDKTLGALFDRFPDAVILDQRLFWIFVLTNLVVKGAGALSVDALLRRRMEPAIA; this is translated from the coding sequence ATGCACGCACTTGTCTCCATTCACAACGCAGTTTTCGACCTGGTGGAAAAGGCCGGCGACTGGCTGATGCCGCTCGCGGCGCGTTTTGTCTTCGCCTCCACACTGCTGCTGTATTACTGGAATTCCGGCCTGACCAAACTGGGTGACGGCATCCTTGGCCTGTTCAGCCCCTCGATCGGTGCCTACAGCCAGATCTTTCCGAAACAGCTGGAAGCTGCGGGCTATGACGTCTCGCAATTCGGCCTGTTCCAGAAACTGGTGGTGCTTGCAGGCACCTATGCCGAATTCATCCTGCCGCTGATGATCGTGATAGGCCTGGCCACGCGCCTGGCGTCTTTCGGCATGATCGGTTTTATCATCGTTCAGTCCTTGACCGACATCGTCGGCCACGGCGCCACCGACGACAAGACACTTGGCGCCCTGTTCGACCGCTTCCCGGATGCCGTGATCCTGGACCAGCGGCTGTTCTGGATCTTCGTGCTGACCAATCTGGTGGTGAAAGGCGCAGGCGCCCTGTCGGTGGATGCGCTGCTGCGCCGCCGGATGGAGCCCGCAATCGCCTGA
- a CDS encoding arsenate reductase family protein: MKIYGLKNCDTCRKALKSIEKSTLIDIRTSGMPEGLLEAAYAQFGAKLVNTRSATWRGLSEQDRASEPLALLREHPALMKRPLIDRDGELFLGWDQNVQAALGGS; encoded by the coding sequence ATGAAAATCTACGGGCTGAAAAACTGCGATACCTGCCGTAAGGCTTTGAAGAGTATTGAAAAATCAACTCTGATCGATATCCGCACAAGCGGCATGCCAGAAGGGCTGCTGGAGGCGGCTTATGCACAATTTGGTGCGAAACTGGTCAATACGCGGTCTGCCACGTGGCGTGGTTTGAGCGAGCAGGATCGGGCAAGCGAACCGCTGGCCCTTTTGCGTGAACATCCTGCATTGATGAAGCGGCCGCTGATCGACCGGGACGGGGAATTATTCCTGGGCTGGGATCAGAACGTGCAGGCGGCTCTTGGCGGATCTTAA
- a CDS encoding cold-shock protein: protein MPSGTVKWFNTTKGYGFIEPDQGGKDVFVHISAVERSGMAGLADNMKVGYELSEGRDGRQMAAELKEL, encoded by the coding sequence ATGCCAAGTGGCACCGTGAAGTGGTTCAACACCACCAAAGGGTATGGGTTTATTGAACCTGATCAAGGCGGCAAGGATGTGTTTGTGCACATCTCCGCGGTGGAACGGTCAGGCATGGCCGGCCTCGCGGACAATATGAAGGTCGGCTACGAGCTGTCCGAAGGCCGCGATGGCCGCCAAATGGCCGCAGAGCTGAAAGAGCTTTGA
- a CDS encoding dihydrofolate reductase has product MITLIAARARNGAIGKDNDIPWFAPEDLKAFQRETLGGAIIMGRNTWDSLPVKPLKNRLNLVVSSNPEAAEIVLPSIGAAVQEAYAQGYRRVYGIGGEGIYRGMLEMADRLLVTEVDLTIKDADAFFPEFQAGEWGKAGETVLRGSDPACVMAEYLRRA; this is encoded by the coding sequence ATGATTACTCTGATCGCTGCGCGGGCGCGCAACGGGGCCATTGGCAAGGACAATGATATCCCGTGGTTTGCGCCTGAGGATCTGAAAGCGTTTCAGCGCGAGACCCTGGGCGGCGCCATCATTATGGGCCGCAATACCTGGGACAGCCTGCCGGTGAAACCGCTGAAGAACCGGCTTAATCTGGTGGTGTCGTCCAACCCGGAGGCGGCAGAGATTGTGCTGCCGTCGATCGGGGCGGCGGTGCAGGAGGCCTATGCGCAGGGCTATCGCCGGGTCTATGGCATTGGCGGCGAAGGTATTTACCGCGGCATGCTGGAGATGGCCGACCGGCTGCTTGTCACCGAAGTGGATCTGACCATCAAGGATGCAGATGCCTTTTTTCCGGAGTTTCAGGCAGGCGAATGGGGCAAGGCCGGAGAAACGGTTCTGCGCGGCAGCGATCCGGCCTGTGTGATGGCTGAGTATCTGCGGCGGGCCTGA